In the Flavobacterium sp. 90 genome, ACCGTTTCGTAAACGTCCTGCAAAATCATCTTCAATAGATCGTAAAACCAATCCGTGAATCGATAGAATATCAATGCTTCGAAGGTTGTAAGTATCATCAACAATTGAATATAAATAATCAATTGCTTTATCGTGATTGTGAGTTTCAAAATGTTCTCTGAGTGATTTTCCTTTTATAGTAATACCTTCCTGAATCACCATCTGAGTTTCTCGTAAACTCATAGTATTTCCTTCAATACTATTAGAATTGTAAGTCCATTCAAGGGATAAGCTCTCGCGTATTTTGTGCAAGGCGATATTGGGCAATGGTCTGCTATTTTGCAAATCAAGCCTTTTTTGGTACAATCTGTCAAAAGTCGATTGAAATTCTTCTCTGTATGTTAGGTCAATGTTCCACATATTCCTACAAAGGTACTTCTTAATATCGGATAACTAAAATTTTTAACTTATCCGATATTAAGCTTATTCTATTGTCATAGAACGCAACTTAGTTCTATAGGCTTCAAGTGCTATAGATTTGGATATGAATCCATAATATTTATCATTTCGGATAACCGGAAGAAAGGCTGTTTTAGATTTTTCGAACTTGCTCATTACAATTTCCATTGAGTCAAAAGAGGAAATAGTAGCTGCAGGAGTTTTCATTACATCTTTGATCAAGGTATATTTTACACGATAACTATTGAAAATGATTTCGCGAATATCATTAAAATGAACGATACCAACTAATTCTTTTTCGTTGTTTACAACGGCAAATACGACTTGATTTGAATGTGAAATTAAATCAACCAGTTTGCTTAAGTTTTCTTCGGGATGAACGGTTAAATAATCGCATTGAATTATAGTATCAATATCTAAAGTAGATAAAATGTTTGAATCTTTATTGCTGGTAAATGCGTGTCCTTTTTTCGCAAGACCTTTTACATCCAGAGAATATTTCTCGAAACGTTTAGAAATTGCAAAACTTATTGAAGAAACTATCATAAGCGGAATCATCAGACTATAACCGCCAGTAATTTCGGCAATTAAGAAGATAGCAGTTAAAGGCGCGTGAAATAATCCGCTTAGAATACCAGCCATTCCAACCATTGTAAAGTTACTAATTGGCAATTTAGATAAACCAATAAGGCTGATGAATTTTGAAAAGAAATAACCTAAATAGGAACCTAGAAATAGAGAAGGAGCAAAGTTTCCTCCGTTTCCTCCACTTCCTAATGTTAATCCTGAAGCAAATACTTTTACCATCATTGTACATCCTACAAACAAAAGTAAAACCCATTGATTATTTCTAAAATCAGCAAATAAGGTATTGTCTAATAAATGTCCAGGATCAGTTTCTGATAAGGTTTTGATACTTTCGTAACCCTCTCCAAAAAGCGTTGGAAAGATAAAAATAAGCAGAGCCAATAACGAAGATCCAATTAAGGCTTTTTTATAAGGACCAACTTTTAGATTAGAAAAATAATGCTCGACTCTTTGAAAATTTCGGGCATAATAAACAGCAATAAAACCTGTCAAAATTCCTAAGAGAACATAAAAAGGAATATTATGATAATTAAAAGCTTGTTGTTTTTTGAAAGACAATAAGATAGTTTCATCCAGAACAATTGCAGAAACTAAAGCACCTGTAGCCGCAGAAATCATAATAGGGGTAAAGGCCGAAATACTTACGTCTACCAATAAAACTTCTATTGCAAACAAAACTCCTGCAATTGGAGCGTTAAATGCTGCCGAAATTCCTGCTGCAACGCCACAACCAATCAATAAAGTTCTGTCTTTATAAGGTAGTTTATAATTTTGAGCGAAATTTGATCCAAAAGCTGCTCCAGTGATAACAATAGGACTTTCTAAACCTGCAGAACCTCCTAAACCAACCGTAAGCGAAGAAGTAACAATTTGCGCGTACATTTGTTTCTTCGGGATAATACTTGCTTTTTTAGCAACAGCATATAAAATTTGAGAAGTTCCCTTTTCTATACTTCCGTTTAAAACTCTTTTTACCACAAAAACGGTTAGTACAATACCAATAATTGGCAAGATACTGTTGATGAAACTTAATTTTAAGATTCCGTTGATATATGTCGCAAAAGAGAAAACACTATGGGCAAAAGTTTTTAGAACGATTACTGCCAAAGAACAAGAAATACCAATTAAAACACTTGATAAAAAAATAAATTGCTTTGGTGTCATCAACGACTGTCCTAAAGCGATAATGCTTTCTAGTTTTCTAAAATATTTTTTTAGCATTCTGTTTGTAAAGAGTTAGGGAAACCACAAATTTAGTTCATAATGTTTTAATATAAATGAAAATTGGAAACTAAATTAAAAACCAACCGCTGTATCGTCTCCGCGGAAATCAGCACCACCTTCAAGATTTTTGTTTGGTAAAACCAAAATACAATCCAATTTTCCAATTACGGGAGTTGTTTTTTCGTTGATTAAATATCCTTTTGCTTTTAG is a window encoding:
- a CDS encoding chloride channel protein produces the protein MLKKYFRKLESIIALGQSLMTPKQFIFLSSVLIGISCSLAVIVLKTFAHSVFSFATYINGILKLSFINSILPIIGIVLTVFVVKRVLNGSIEKGTSQILYAVAKKASIIPKKQMYAQIVTSSLTVGLGGSAGLESPIVITGAAFGSNFAQNYKLPYKDRTLLIGCGVAAGISAAFNAPIAGVLFAIEVLLVDVSISAFTPIMISAATGALVSAIVLDETILLSFKKQQAFNYHNIPFYVLLGILTGFIAVYYARNFQRVEHYFSNLKVGPYKKALIGSSLLALLIFIFPTLFGEGYESIKTLSETDPGHLLDNTLFADFRNNQWVLLLFVGCTMMVKVFASGLTLGSGGNGGNFAPSLFLGSYLGYFFSKFISLIGLSKLPISNFTMVGMAGILSGLFHAPLTAIFLIAEITGGYSLMIPLMIVSSISFAISKRFEKYSLDVKGLAKKGHAFTSNKDSNILSTLDIDTIIQCDYLTVHPEENLSKLVDLISHSNQVVFAVVNNEKELVGIVHFNDIREIIFNSYRVKYTLIKDVMKTPAATISSFDSMEIVMSKFEKSKTAFLPVIRNDKYYGFISKSIALEAYRTKLRSMTIE